In Alcaligenes faecalis, the sequence CGTCCGGCCTTCAAGGGCGACAACGAATCTTCGGAGCGTACCCCTGCCGGCAAGATGCCCAGCAAGCTTTTTAGCCCGGCCGGTGACTCCGATGCCTTTCCTCAGTATGTCTCGCCTATCCAGCGTGTAGACAGCCCCCAGGCCCCCAAGCCCGGTCAGCGCCTGCCCGATAGCAATATCGAGCAAAACGAGCGCGTCCAGGTCAAGGCCCTGCAAGGCGAACGCTACCGCCTGTTTGCTCCCTGCCCACAAGGGCTGGAAGAGGCGCTGTCGCTGGAACTGCAAGCACTGGGTTACGAGAACGTCCAAACCGGTCGTGCTGGTTGCCATTTTGACGCAGACTGGATCGGTGTCATGCGCGCCAACCTGTCCTCGCGACTGGCTACACGCATTTTGCTGGAAGTCTCGCACGCTCCTGTCACCAACGAGGAAGACATTCTGGCCCTGGCCCGCGTGACTCCCTGGGAGCGCTGGTTCGGCCCCGAGCAGACACTGCGTGTCGACACCTCGGCCGTACGCAGCCCCATGCAAAGCCTGCAGTACTGCAATCTGCGCGCCAAAGACGGGATTTGTGACCGCCTGCGTGATCTGGAAGGCGCACGTCCTTCCATCGATACCGTACGCCCGGATGCCAAGGTGCATTTGTTCCTGGACGAGACCAGTGCCACCTTCTATCTGGACACCAGTGGCGAGTCCCTGTTCAAGCGCGGCTGGCGTCATGACAAGGGCGATGCGCCTTTGCGTGAAAACCTGGCAGCGGGCCTGCTGGCCCTGTCTGGCTGGGACCCCAGCAAGCCTTTGATCGACCCTTTCTGCGGTAGTGGCACGATTCTGATCGAAGCCGCCTGGATGGCTTTGGGCGCACCTCCCGGAATCTGGCGCCCCTTCCACTTCGAGCGTCTGCGTTGCCACGATCAGCGTTTGTGGCGTGACATCAAGGACGAAGCGCGCTCCATGATCGCTCCTCGCCTGGATACGCCGCTGATTGGCTACGACATCAACCCCACCGTTCTGGATGCTGCCCGTTCCAACCTGGAGCGCTCGCACCTGACGCTGGAGACGATTCGTTTCGAGCAAGGCGATGCCCTGAAGATTCGCCCGGAAACAGAAGCCGGCTGGATTGTCACCAATCCTCCTTACGGCGAACGTCTGGAACATCAGGACGAGGACTTCTGGCCAAACTGGGCCAGCAACCTCAAGCAAAACTTCGCCAACTGGAGCGTGAACATGATCAGCAGCGACCTGGAGCTGCCGCGTCATATGCGCCTCAAGCCCAAGCGTCGTTACCCGCTGTACAACGGCGCTCTGGACTGCCGCCTGTTCTGCTTTGACATGGTTCCGGCCAGTTATCGCAATAACGAGGCCGCCTCGGACGCCAGCGAAGACTCGGCCAGCGCCGAATAAGCGTCAAGCCATCTTGCACAAGGCAACAAGGGCCAAGTCCATGAAAATGGCTTGGCCCTTGTTTATTGGGACAAGCTCCCCATCTATCTTGAGTACTTTTCCACCCTTTTGGGGCCCGCTCGATAGCAGGCCTGCTGTTCCAGCCCTGAACCGGCAGCATTCCGTTAGGCAGCGATATACGCGATAATGGCAGTCTTCCCTGCCTCAAGACGCACCATGACACCCACACTCACTACTCCTGGCCGCTGGCGACGCTTTGCCTGCATGATGTATGAATCCATCCTGCTGTTTGGCGTTATTTTCACCACCGGCTATCTGTTTGATACCTTGACCCAAAGCCGTAGCGGCCTGGATCTGCGTCATGTGCGTCAGGTCGTTCTGTTTATTGCACTGGGGATTTATTTTGTGCTGTGCTGGCGCAAAGTGGGCCAGACCCTGCCCATGAAAACCTGGCACATGCGACTGGTAGATGAGCAAGGCCAGATTCC encodes:
- a CDS encoding THUMP domain-containing class I SAM-dependent RNA methyltransferase: MPSKLFSPAGDSDAFPQYVSPIQRVDSPQAPKPGQRLPDSNIEQNERVQVKALQGERYRLFAPCPQGLEEALSLELQALGYENVQTGRAGCHFDADWIGVMRANLSSRLATRILLEVSHAPVTNEEDILALARVTPWERWFGPEQTLRVDTSAVRSPMQSLQYCNLRAKDGICDRLRDLEGARPSIDTVRPDAKVHLFLDETSATFYLDTSGESLFKRGWRHDKGDAPLRENLAAGLLALSGWDPSKPLIDPFCGSGTILIEAAWMALGAPPGIWRPFHFERLRCHDQRLWRDIKDEARSMIAPRLDTPLIGYDINPTVLDAARSNLERSHLTLETIRFEQGDALKIRPETEAGWIVTNPPYGERLEHQDEDFWPNWASNLKQNFANWSVNMISSDLELPRHMRLKPKRRYPLYNGALDCRLFCFDMVPASYRNNEAASDASEDSASAE
- a CDS encoding RDD family protein — its product is MTPTLTTPGRWRRFACMMYESILLFGVIFTTGYLFDTLTQSRSGLDLRHVRQVVLFIALGIYFVLCWRKVGQTLPMKTWHMRLVDEQGQIPALRTLLLRYILLWPLPLLGALLVQLLSGYTGYASTDLLIVFTPFLNFIWTWFDKDQQFLHDRLSKTRLIDARPTRVTSAAT